Proteins co-encoded in one Vicia villosa cultivar HV-30 ecotype Madison, WI unplaced genomic scaffold, Vvil1.0 ctg.000282F_1_1, whole genome shotgun sequence genomic window:
- the LOC131626304 gene encoding uncharacterized protein LOC131626304, which yields MEDSSNCDSPCNGQSVGVIPNQMTTELKCDLQPINIDSISCSDSDASSVVSIKEGCGSPMSSWASDPETDISSVTSCHVMPEESLQDVDLEGNYPDLEGENQFVGVENNDDGFSWEMDNRSYEDLLKKFIEKEEELRVSNFKLQLSEQEIVGLKVQAEKSESQINDMHEKLELKEDELYEQKELSDKEIFKLKNRIRESGSQLDDVCGELNLKKGQLDSVHRELKLKNAQLFMMREKLKLDLKNVHLDYESELNLKNGHLDKMREELLLKKHQLDNVREELKQKVKELNEQKELSKEEVFKLKTKLKESENQIENMLEELELKADQLDNVRGELKLKAEELNEQKELSNEEIFKLKTQITESENRLESVREELSLKKEELQKQTDELDIHISEFANKITDLMEQLKAAQKKEKISKNEVANLRKELDSKSSMIHQLQCQIKEAKENRAALECNIEALVLNKEENDINHEEELRKLNQTLLDSQVMFSWEREKMDADIARLSKLRKQLTSKLEEFETRNKELEKKVMLHGAEKSSQNKLHYAEVKLLQNEISCLKKELGERMNDAKAANMESNKVRIEINEANGKIDKLKTEICSRGDQISHMKNHIDELNTSLKELEVHYRTKVNDENKLIMRVEELEKEASKQNVVISEKAAEKPGEKKEAVKQLWNSLEYNWSGYSDIFKR from the coding sequence ATGGAGGACTCTAGCAACTGTGATTCACCTTGTAATGGACAGAGTGTAGGGGTGATCCCAAATCAGATGACTACCGAGCTGAAATGTGACCTTCAACCAATCAATATTGATTCGATTTCTTGCTCTGACTCTGATGCTAGCTCTGTGGTTTCTATAAAGGAGGGTTGTGGATCACCTATGTCATCATGGGCTTCCGATCCCGAAACTGATATCTCATCTGTGACCAGTTGCCATGTAATGCCTGAGGAATCCCTTCAGGATGTTGATCTTGAAGGAAACTATCCTGATTTGGAAGGAGAAAACCAGTTCGTCGGTGTGGAAAACAATGATGATGGTTTCTCGTGGGAGATGGACAATAGAAGTTATGAAGATTTGCTCAAAAAGTTCATTGAAAAGGAGGAAGAGTTAAGAGTTTCCAATTTTAAGCTTCAACTTTCGGAACAAGAGATTGTAGGGTTGAAAGTCCAAGCTGAGAAGAGTGAGAGTCAGAttaatgatatgcatgaaaaatTGGAGCTGAAAGAGGATGAGTTGTATGAACAAAAAGAGCTTTCGGATAAAGAGATTTTCAAGTTGAAGAATCGAATTAGAGAAAGTGGAAGTCAACTTGATGATGTGTGCGGAGAATTAAATCTGAAAAAGGGCCAGCTTGATAGTGTGCACAGAGAATTAAAGCTGAAGAATGCTCAGCTTTTTATGATGCGTGAAAAGTTGAAGCTGGACTTGAAAAATGTTCATCTTGATTATGAGAGCGAATTAAATTTGAAAAACGGTCATCTTGATAAAATGCGGGAAGAGTTGTTGCTGAAAAAGCATCAGCTTGATAATGTCCGTGAAGAATTGAAGCAGAAAGTGAAGGAGCTGAATGAACAAAAGGAGCTTTCGAAAGAAGAGGTTTTCAAGTTGAAGACTAAACTTAAAGAAAGTGAGAATCAAATCGAAAATATGCTGGAAGAATTGGAGCTGAAAGCGGATCAACTTGATAATGTCCGCGGTGAATTGAAGCTGAAAGCGGAAGAGTTGAATGAACAAAAGGAACTTTCGAATGAAGAGATTTTTAAGTTGAAGACTCAAATTACAGAAAGTGAGAATCGACTCGAAAGTGTGCGTGAAGAATTGAGTCTGAAAAAAGAGGAGCTGCAAAAACAAACTGATGAGTTGGATATTCATATATCAGAATTTGCCAACAAGATTACAGATTTGATGGAACAACTTAAGGCGGCTCAAAAGAAGGAGAAGATTTCAAAAAATGAAGTCGCAAATTTAAGAAAGGAACTTGATAGTAAGTCATCTATGATTCATCAGTTGCAATGTCAGATTAAAGAGGCAAAGGAAAATCGTGCTGCATTAGAATGCAACATAGAAGCCTTGGTTTTAAATAAAGAGGAGAATGACATTAACCACGAGGAGGAGTTGAGAAAATTGAATCAGACACTGCTTGATTCTCAGGTTATGTTCTCTTGGGAGAGAGAAAAGATGGATGCTGATATTGCAAGATTGTCAAAACTGAGAAAACAATTGACCTCTAAACTGGAGGAATTCGAGACTAGAAACAAGGAGTTAGAAAAAAAAGTAATGCTACACGGAGCTGAAAAATCGAGTCAGAATAAGCTGCATTATGCCGAAGTAAAACTTTTGCAAAACGAAATCAGTTGTTTGAAGAAAGAACTTGGTGAAAGGATGAATGATGCAAAAGCTGCGAATATGGAATCAAACAAGGTAAGGATTGAAATAAATGAAGCCAATGGCAAGATTGATAAGCTTAAGACTGAGATATGCTCGCGGGGCGATCAAATATCACATATGAAGAATCATATAGACGAGCTGAACACGTCACTGAAGGAGCTGGAAGTCCACTATAGAACTAAAGTGAATGATGAAAATAAGTTGATAATGCGAGTTGAAGAACTTGAAAAAGAGGCGAGTAAACAGAATGTTGTGATCTCAGAAAAGGCTGCAGAAAAGCCTGGGGAGAAGAAGGAGGCAGTTAAGCAACTATGGAATTCGCTTGAGTACAATTGGAGTGGATACAGTGACATATTCAAGCGTTGA
- the LOC131626303 gene encoding uncharacterized protein LOC131626303, with the protein MARTDSTITSEMDYSTSFVASTNLESSEAPISLVLRIGEVCLMDGSLNHEKCLEDISRPKARDSGNSFRAKHGVSALSAMEDSNNCDSPCDGQSVGVILNHTTTELKRDLQPLNIDSISFSDSDASSVVSMKEGCGSPMSSWASDSEIDISVTSCHVMPEESLQDVDLEGNYENQFVRVENNDDGFLWEMDNRSYEELLKKFIEKEEELRVSNFKLQLSEQEIVTLKVQVENSESEINDMHEKLELKEDELYEQKELSDKEIFKLKTRIRECENQLDDVRGELNLKKGQLDSVHRELKLKKGQLFMLREKLKLDLKNVHLDYESKLNLKNGDLDKMHEELLLKKHQLDNVREELKQKVKELNEQKELSKEEIFKLKTQTKESENQLQNVMEELELKADQLDNVREELKLKADQLDNVREELKLKAEKLNEEKELSKEEIFKLKTRLTESENQLENVREELSLKKEELQKQTAELDTHIPDCVNKITDLMEQLKISKNEVTNLRKELDSKSSMIHQLYCQIKEEKENRAALECNIETLVSIKEESDINHEEELRNLNLTLVDNEVIFSWEREKMDADIDRLSKLRQQLTSKLEEFETRNKELEKKVMLHGAEKSSENKLHSAEVKLLQNEISCLKKELGQRINDAKAANKESNKVRVEINEANAKVDKLKAEICSRGDQISQMKNHIDELNSSLKELVVHYGTKVNDENKLIMRVVELEKEMSKAAKQAAERGVEKKEAVKHLWNSLEHGWSGYNDF; encoded by the exons ATGGCTAGAACCGATTCCACCATTACTTCAG aaatgGATTACTCCACCTCATTTGTGGCATCAACAAATTTAGAatcttctgaagctccaatctcATTAGTGCTCAGAATAGGAGAG GTTTGCTTGATGGATGGAAGCTTGAACCATGAAAAATGCTTAGAAGATATTTCAAGACCAAAAGCAAGGGATTCTGGAAATAGCTTCCGCGCTAAGCACGGTgtgagcgcgctaagcgcg ATGGAGGACTCTAACAATTGTGATTCACCTTGTGATGGACAGAGTGTAGGGGTGATCCTAAATCACACGACTACCGAGCTGAAACGTGACCTTCAACCACTCAATATTGATTCGATTTCTTTCTCGGACTCTGATGCTAGCTCTGTGGTTTCTATGAAGGAGGGTTGTGGATCACCTATGTCATCATGGGCTTCCGATTCCGAAATTGATATCTCTGTGACCAGTTGTCATGTAATGCCTGAGGAGTCCCTTCAGGATGTTGACCTTGAAGGAAACTATGAAAACCAGTTCGTCAGGGTGGAAAACAATGATGATGGTTTTTTGTGGGAGATGGACAATAGAAGTTATGAAGAGTTGCTCAAAAAGTTCATTGAAAAGGAGGAAGAGTTAAGAGTTTCCAATTTTAAGCTTCAACTTTCGGAACAAGAGATTGTAACTTTGAAAGTTCAAGTTGAGAATAGTGAGAGTGAGAttaatgatatgcatgaaaaatTGGAGCTGAAAGAGGATGAGTTGTATGAACAAAAGGAGCTTTCGGATAAAGAGATTTTCAAGTTGAAGACTCGAATTAGAGAATGTGAAAATCAACTTGACGATGTGCGCGGAGAATTAAATCTGAAAAAGGGGCAGCTTGATAGTGTGCACAGAGAATTAAAGCTGAAGAAGGGTCAGCTTTTTATGTTGCGTGAAAAGTTGAAGCTGGACTTGAAAAATGTTCATCTTGATTATGAGAGCAAATTAAATTTGAAAAACGGTGATCTTGATAAAATGCATGAAGAGTTGTTGCTGAAAAAGCATCAGCTTGATAATGTCCGTGAAGAATTGAAGCAGAAAGTGAAGGAGCTGAATGAACAAAAAGAGCTTTCGAAAGAAGAGATTTTCAAGTTGAAGACTCAAACTAAAGAGAGTGAGAATCAACTCCAAAATGTGATGGAAGAATTGGAGCTGAAAGCGGATCAGCTTGATAATGTCCGTGAAGAATTGAAGCTGAAAGCGGATCAGCTTGATAATGTCCGCGAAGAATTGAAGCTGAAAGCGGAGAAGTTGAATGAAGAAAAGGAGCTTTCGAAAGAagagattttcaaattgaagACTCGACTTACTGAAAGTGAAAATCAACTTGAAAATGTGCGGGAGGAATTGAGTCTGAAAAAGGAGGAGCTGCAAAAACAAACTGCTGAGTTGGATACTCATATTCCAGACTGTGTCAACAAGATTACAGATTTGATGGAACAACTCAAGATTTCAAAGAATGAAGTCACAAATTTAAGAAAGGAACTTGATAGTAAGTCATCTATGATTCATCAGTTGTATTGTCAGattaaagaggaaaaggaaaatcgCGCTGCATTAGAATGCAACATAGAAACCTTGGTTTCAATAAAAGAGGAGAGTGACATTAACCACGAGGAGGAGTTgagaaatttgaatttgacaCTGGTTGATAATGAGGTTATTTTCTCTTGGGAGAGAGAAAAGATGGATGCTGATATTGACAGATTGTCAAAACTGAGACAACAATTGACTTCTAAACTGGAGGAATTCGAGACTAGAAACAAGGAGTTAGAAAAAAAAGTAATGCTACATGGAGCTGAAAAATCGAGTGAGAATAAGCTTCATTCTGCTGAAGTAAAACTTTTGCAAAACGAAATCAGTTGTTTGAAGAAAGAACTTGGTCAAAGAATAAATGATGCAAAAGCTGCGAATAAGGAATCAAACAAGGTAAGGGTTGAAATAAATGAAGCCAATGCAAAGGTTGATAAGCTTAAGGCTGAGATATGTTCGCGGGGCGATCAAATATCACAAATGAAGAATCATATAGACGAGCTGAACAGCTCACTGAAGGAGCTGGTGGTCCATTATGGAACTAAAGTGAATGATGAAAACAAGCTAATAATGCGAGTGGTAGAACTTGAAAAAGAGATGAGTAAGGCTGCAAAACAGGCTGCAGAAAGGGGTGTGGAGAAGAAAGAGGCAGTTAAGCATCTATGGAATTCACTTGAGCACGGTTGG